From a single Methylacidiphilum kamchatkense Kam1 genomic region:
- a CDS encoding ferredoxin family protein → MIQIEEKLYQNRYRVDEGRPHIKIKNRETCTLCYDKSCTVLCPAGCYRKNETEEVTLITDGCLECGTCQIICVEHKNILWEYPRGGFGILYKFG, encoded by the coding sequence ATGATTCAGATTGAGGAAAAACTCTACCAGAATCGCTATCGAGTGGATGAAGGCAGGCCTCATATTAAGATAAAGAATCGAGAAACCTGCACACTCTGTTATGACAAAAGTTGTACTGTGCTTTGTCCAGCCGGCTGCTATAGGAAGAATGAGACCGAGGAAGTGACATTGATTACTGACGGCTGTCTGGAGTGTGGAACTTGTCAGATCATCTGCGTGGAGCATAAAAATATCCTATGGGAATATCCTAGAGGTGGCTTTGGGATCCTCTATAAGTTTGGATGA
- a CDS encoding lipid-binding SYLF domain-containing protein, whose amino-acid sequence MKLFSIGNRGVIHASLFLLLSLFFSTVPAWASWDFQRTIDHSTAVIKEFKRDPKNGIPQSVFNNAKGIAILRVSEAGFIFSGESGHGLVVAKKGNSWSAPSAISASGMGFGLQAGGETTHYVIIMNTKKAVDTFAKGGKFKLKGEMEGVAGPTTESEHKPKSHIYVYKRSKGFFGGLALSGLDIAESKDTNKRYYHRDISASEILSGKVAVPQGAKKLIEALNAPYSHKKG is encoded by the coding sequence ATGAAACTTTTTTCAATAGGCAATAGAGGAGTTATCCATGCTAGCCTGTTTTTGTTACTAAGCTTATTTTTTTCGACAGTACCAGCTTGGGCATCATGGGATTTTCAACGGACCATCGACCATTCTACTGCTGTCATTAAAGAATTCAAAAGAGACCCCAAAAATGGGATTCCTCAATCTGTTTTCAACAATGCAAAGGGTATTGCAATACTAAGGGTTTCGGAAGCCGGTTTTATTTTTAGCGGAGAAAGTGGCCATGGGTTAGTTGTCGCGAAGAAAGGAAATAGCTGGAGCGCTCCTTCGGCCATTTCAGCCTCTGGTATGGGCTTTGGACTGCAAGCTGGAGGCGAAACAACCCATTACGTTATTATTATGAACACCAAAAAGGCTGTGGACACCTTTGCTAAGGGTGGAAAATTTAAACTAAAAGGAGAAATGGAAGGAGTTGCTGGACCAACCACCGAATCGGAGCACAAACCCAAATCTCACATATATGTTTATAAAAGGAGTAAAGGATTCTTTGGAGGACTTGCCTTAAGTGGTCTTGATATTGCAGAATCCAAAGACACTAACAAAAGATATTATCACAGAGATATCAGTGCCTCAGAAATTTTGAGTGGAAAGGTTGCAGTACCACAAGGAGCCAAAAAACTTATCGAAGCTCTCAATGCCCCTTACTCTCATAAAAAAGGATAA
- a CDS encoding menaquinone biosynthesis decarboxylase, producing MPIHNFDQFVQKLEEAGELIRISEPVHTELEITVLADREMKSPGGGYALLIEKPILLKGKISRFPLLINAFGSWRRMEIVLGRKLTELVEEIESLLKPEGPKSIFEGWKMIRKGIDFFKSQPRLVGLAPCQEEVVLLEDENPPMGLLDLPALKCWPKDGGAYITLPQVFSVDPYTGKRNVGMYRIQIFDQKTAAMHWQIHKVGARHGQEYAKEGIQMPVAICLGGDPLMTFAATAPLPDGLDEVIFAGFLRKEGIPMVKCKTIELEVPAESDIVIEGIVDPLDLRPEGPFGDHTGFYTPVDLYPVFHARAITFRKKAVFPATIVGKPPMEDYYLGTTSLKMFLPLLKMNFPEIVNIALPPEGVFHNLLFVSIKKQYPYQAYKVMHGLWGMGQMMFSKIIIVVDEDVDVDNTSEVLFHLCANVDPERDFLFTRGPCDSLDHAQSVANIGSHVGIDATKKLPAEGYKRAWPEKITMPQEFIKKVEEKFPRIFERRSP from the coding sequence ATGCCTATTCATAATTTTGATCAATTCGTTCAAAAACTTGAAGAAGCTGGAGAACTTATTCGGATAAGCGAGCCGGTGCACACTGAACTGGAAATAACTGTGCTTGCTGATCGAGAGATGAAAAGTCCTGGGGGAGGTTATGCTCTTCTTATCGAAAAACCTATTTTGTTAAAAGGTAAAATTTCCCGATTTCCTCTTTTAATCAATGCTTTTGGATCCTGGAGAAGAATGGAAATTGTCTTAGGACGAAAGCTCACTGAGTTGGTGGAGGAGATCGAAAGTCTTCTGAAACCTGAAGGACCTAAAAGCATCTTTGAGGGCTGGAAAATGATCCGTAAAGGGATCGATTTTTTTAAATCCCAGCCGAGACTGGTCGGATTAGCTCCGTGTCAAGAAGAAGTGGTACTGCTAGAAGATGAGAATCCTCCCATGGGGTTATTGGATCTCCCAGCTTTAAAATGTTGGCCTAAAGATGGAGGAGCCTATATAACCCTTCCACAAGTCTTTTCTGTAGATCCCTATACCGGAAAAAGAAATGTCGGCATGTATAGGATTCAAATATTTGATCAAAAGACAGCCGCCATGCATTGGCAAATCCATAAAGTTGGGGCACGCCATGGCCAGGAATATGCCAAAGAAGGAATACAAATGCCCGTTGCCATTTGTTTAGGAGGGGATCCGCTCATGACTTTTGCTGCCACAGCACCACTCCCCGATGGTTTGGATGAGGTGATATTTGCAGGATTTTTAAGAAAGGAAGGCATCCCAATGGTCAAATGTAAAACGATCGAACTGGAGGTGCCTGCAGAATCGGATATCGTTATTGAAGGGATAGTTGATCCTCTGGACTTAAGGCCTGAAGGACCTTTTGGAGATCATACAGGCTTTTATACCCCAGTAGACTTATATCCTGTTTTTCATGCCAGAGCCATAACGTTTCGAAAAAAAGCGGTCTTTCCTGCAACGATAGTTGGAAAGCCGCCAATGGAAGATTATTATCTGGGGACCACTAGTCTGAAGATGTTTTTGCCACTATTAAAGATGAATTTTCCTGAAATTGTCAATATTGCTCTGCCACCGGAAGGGGTGTTTCACAATTTGTTGTTTGTATCTATCAAAAAACAATATCCTTATCAGGCTTATAAAGTGATGCATGGATTATGGGGCATGGGACAGATGATGTTTTCCAAAATCATTATTGTTGTGGATGAAGATGTTGACGTTGACAATACTTCTGAAGTGCTTTTCCATCTGTGTGCGAATGTTGATCCAGAAAGGGATTTTTTGTTTACCCGTGGTCCATGCGACAGTCTAGATCATGCTCAGTCTGTAGCCAATATTGGATCGCATGTCGGAATAGATGCGACAAAAAAGCTTCCCGCTGAAGGCTATAAAAGAGCCTGGCCAGAAAAAATAACAATGCCTCAAGAGTTTATTAAAAAGGTCGAGGAAAAATTTCCAAGAATATTTGAAAGAAGATCTCCATGA
- a CDS encoding DUF6941 family protein → MEQEPALCQAILFSDYVIREKGTDRLSIINSFNKLYFPHFPCLTPPFFLSIFLTHLRGKIVSLDITARVEDPHSGHVLASCSGKIGFPVDGPSIEETTILDLTLPVTPFLVSQQGIYSVVILVNNEKIGERILPVLLLPPSFGVHSVLKPPPAPLQ, encoded by the coding sequence GTGGAACAAGAACCCGCTCTTTGTCAGGCTATATTGTTTTCTGACTATGTTATTAGGGAAAAAGGAACTGATAGGCTTTCGATTATTAATTCTTTTAACAAACTTTATTTCCCTCATTTTCCATGTTTAACTCCTCCTTTTTTCCTTTCGATTTTCTTGACGCATCTCCGAGGTAAAATCGTTTCACTTGATATTACTGCAAGGGTTGAAGATCCGCACTCAGGCCATGTGTTGGCTAGCTGCTCTGGAAAGATTGGATTTCCAGTTGACGGTCCTTCTATTGAAGAAACAACGATTCTTGATCTGACTCTGCCTGTGACTCCATTTTTGGTTTCGCAGCAAGGCATTTACAGTGTGGTCATTCTTGTTAACAATGAAAAAATTGGAGAAAGGATTTTACCTGTCTTACTCTTGCCCCCAAGCTTTGGTGTTCATTCTGTGCTCAAACCTCCGCCTGCCCCTCTACAATAA
- a CDS encoding quinol:electron acceptor oxidoreductase subunit ActD: MNGNPPREFPLVGLQERTIGGMSLERPPLLPSHATLASISEVVYSILSTPMGNWWRWTISLSTSIAILAFLSIVYVISTGIGVWGNQSPVVWGWPIVDFVFWIGIGHAGTLISAILLLSRQKWRNSVNRAAEASAIFAVASGAIFPAIHIGRQWMGWYLFPVPWSAGIWQNLRAALMWDVFAVLTYLTVSLLYWYLGMIPDFATLREKETKPFKKKLWAILSLGWLGSASQWTHYELGYLCLAGILTPLVLSVHSFVSCDFASTILPGWHATIFPPYFGVGAIFGGFAMILVLIIPSRALIPKLKELILPEHINQMGKWLLATGSMVGYVYLIELFTAWYSANPYERYAFLNRIKGPYFWAFWSMLFCNSIAPQFLWIKKIRFNPLSLFVIALLANVGMWLERFVIIIISLHRDFLPSSWRIFVPTAIDVLLYVGSIGLFVTLFLLFLRFLPSVAMFEVKTLVHPFIHKKDSHFFSMEESFKSSFQGDAEKQKDLVLSASSGEKEKDLKENKNLYALGAEFSSPELLCKAAKKLKLLGFSHFELYSPYPFHELSEAGPIQKSWVSRIVLIGGTVGFLLALLLVSAISLPKPDFLKHLLSSSLLNLFYPLVVQGKPYFSLPTFVPIFFELTALFASFGAFFGILFCGQLFKFYHPLFSWKRYNERGMDNGFFLVIKKTDPLFSSNLPTILSRLGAIGVDAILE; the protein is encoded by the coding sequence ATGAATGGAAATCCTCCGCGTGAGTTTCCATTGGTTGGCTTGCAGGAGAGAACAATCGGAGGAATGAGTTTAGAAAGGCCTCCTTTACTTCCCTCACATGCAACTCTTGCCTCTATTAGCGAGGTTGTCTATTCGATCCTATCCACTCCCATGGGCAATTGGTGGAGATGGACAATTAGCCTCAGTACCTCCATAGCGATTCTTGCTTTTTTATCGATTGTCTATGTCATTTCAACAGGGATAGGAGTATGGGGTAATCAATCTCCAGTCGTATGGGGTTGGCCTATTGTTGATTTTGTTTTCTGGATAGGTATTGGCCATGCTGGCACACTCATTTCAGCCATTTTGCTTTTATCCCGTCAAAAATGGAGAAACTCGGTGAACAGAGCAGCAGAAGCTTCGGCCATATTTGCCGTTGCTAGTGGTGCCATTTTCCCAGCCATTCACATTGGAAGGCAATGGATGGGATGGTATCTCTTTCCGGTGCCTTGGTCGGCTGGCATTTGGCAAAACTTGAGAGCCGCACTCATGTGGGATGTATTTGCTGTTCTTACCTATTTAACGGTCTCGTTGCTTTATTGGTATCTTGGAATGATTCCTGATTTTGCGACTCTACGAGAAAAAGAAACAAAACCGTTCAAAAAGAAACTTTGGGCTATTCTTTCCTTAGGCTGGCTTGGGTCTGCTAGCCAATGGACCCATTATGAATTGGGATATCTTTGCCTGGCCGGTATTCTCACTCCTCTGGTCCTATCGGTCCACTCGTTTGTTTCTTGTGATTTTGCTTCCACGATATTGCCTGGATGGCATGCAACTATATTCCCTCCCTATTTTGGTGTCGGCGCCATATTTGGCGGATTTGCCATGATTCTGGTTCTAATCATTCCCAGTCGGGCCCTTATTCCAAAACTCAAGGAATTAATTCTGCCGGAACATATCAATCAGATGGGGAAATGGCTTTTGGCTACCGGTTCGATGGTTGGATACGTCTATCTTATAGAACTTTTCACCGCATGGTATAGCGCCAATCCATACGAACGCTATGCTTTTTTAAATCGAATTAAAGGGCCTTATTTTTGGGCGTTTTGGTCTATGCTTTTTTGTAACAGTATTGCCCCTCAATTTTTGTGGATAAAAAAGATCCGTTTTAACCCCCTTTCTCTCTTCGTCATAGCGCTTTTAGCTAACGTCGGCATGTGGCTTGAACGTTTTGTGATCATTATTATCTCTCTCCACAGGGACTTTTTACCTTCTTCTTGGAGGATTTTTGTTCCTACAGCCATCGACGTGCTCCTTTATGTTGGCTCTATCGGCCTCTTTGTGACTTTGTTTCTTCTTTTTCTACGCTTTCTTCCTTCTGTTGCCATGTTCGAAGTCAAAACACTGGTACATCCTTTTATTCACAAAAAAGACAGCCACTTTTTTTCAATGGAAGAAAGTTTCAAGTCTTCTTTCCAAGGTGACGCTGAAAAGCAAAAAGATCTTGTCCTTTCAGCTTCTAGTGGAGAGAAAGAAAAGGATTTAAAAGAAAACAAAAATTTGTATGCCTTAGGGGCAGAATTCTCTTCTCCAGAGCTTCTCTGTAAAGCAGCAAAAAAATTAAAACTTTTAGGCTTTAGCCACTTTGAACTTTATAGTCCTTATCCTTTTCATGAACTATCCGAAGCTGGCCCCATTCAAAAATCCTGGGTCTCTAGAATCGTCTTAATAGGGGGTACTGTTGGCTTTCTTTTAGCCTTGCTCCTTGTCAGTGCCATCTCATTACCTAAGCCTGACTTTTTGAAGCATCTGCTGAGCAGCTCCTTACTGAATCTTTTTTATCCTCTAGTCGTTCAAGGAAAACCATATTTTAGCCTACCCACTTTTGTTCCCATTTTCTTTGAACTAACAGCTCTCTTCGCTTCCTTTGGAGCTTTTTTTGGGATATTATTCTGTGGTCAACTCTTTAAGTTCTATCATCCTTTGTTCTCATGGAAAAGGTACAACGAAAGAGGCATGGATAATGGCTTTTTTCTTGTTATTAAAAAAACAGACCCTCTTTTTTCTTCAAATCTCCCCACCATTCTCTCTCGACTAGGAGCCATTGGAGTAGATGCAATTCTAGAATAA
- a CDS encoding 5'-3' exonuclease — protein MRFLLVDGYYYAFRSFYAMPSLSTRSGEPTNAIYGLTIVIRRMLADLQPDFGAVVFDGGLPADRIALRSDYKANRPEIPNALKVQIPWLKELLKALGLTPIEVEGQEADDVIATYTKKAIEKNIDVVLATNDKDLLSLIGPHVSAYTVEKKKFRLITEKDIEEKWLVHPWQLPDLLALTGDSVDNIPGVPGIGKKTAAKWISRYGSLSALLNASDIPDKRFAQLIEENKELIMTNYKMLELKNDIPLPIPIEELRIKPNYAEQERLFKRFEFKKLAEALKEHPEKKSSEKSSENTDILFG, from the coding sequence ATGCGTTTTCTTTTGGTTGATGGGTATTACTATGCGTTTCGCTCCTTTTATGCTATGCCTTCTCTTTCTACAAGATCGGGAGAGCCAACTAATGCGATTTACGGACTGACTATTGTTATTCGAAGGATGCTTGCGGATCTACAACCCGACTTTGGAGCTGTGGTATTTGATGGTGGATTACCTGCTGATCGGATAGCCTTAAGGTCAGATTATAAGGCGAATAGGCCTGAAATTCCTAACGCTTTAAAAGTCCAAATTCCCTGGCTTAAAGAACTGTTAAAAGCCCTTGGCCTTACTCCGATAGAGGTTGAAGGACAAGAGGCAGATGATGTCATTGCTACCTACACGAAAAAGGCGATTGAAAAAAATATTGATGTGGTTTTGGCAACCAATGATAAGGATCTTTTGAGTCTGATCGGACCGCATGTAAGTGCATATACTGTAGAAAAGAAAAAGTTTAGGCTGATTACAGAAAAAGACATTGAAGAAAAATGGTTAGTCCATCCATGGCAGCTACCTGATCTGCTTGCCTTAACTGGAGACAGCGTCGATAATATCCCTGGTGTTCCTGGCATTGGTAAAAAAACGGCAGCAAAATGGATTAGTCGATACGGTTCTCTCTCTGCTTTACTTAATGCCAGTGATATTCCAGACAAACGGTTTGCCCAACTTATTGAAGAAAATAAAGAACTAATTATGACCAATTATAAGATGCTTGAGTTAAAAAATGATATTCCCTTGCCTATACCGATTGAAGAGCTTCGGATAAAGCCTAACTATGCTGAACAGGAGAGGCTTTTCAAACGGTTTGAATTTAAAAAGTTAGCCGAAGCCCTAAAAGAACATCCAGAAAAAAAATCTTCAGAAAAATCTTCAGAAAATACAGACATATTATTTGGATAA
- a CDS encoding HesB/IscA family protein, whose translation MNKEVSFTRGSEKLCQITEKAALRLKEILEQSGRQSGALRISVVGGGCAGLQYEMDIVDGPEAKDILIDSKGVKLIVDPKSALFLSGSILDYSEDLLNQGFVVKNPNAVSHCSCGKSFAI comes from the coding sequence ATGAACAAAGAGGTCTCTTTTACCAGGGGGTCTGAAAAACTATGCCAGATTACTGAGAAGGCGGCTTTAAGATTAAAGGAAATTCTAGAACAGAGTGGCAGGCAGAGTGGAGCGCTTCGTATTTCTGTTGTTGGAGGAGGATGTGCGGGGCTGCAGTATGAGATGGACATTGTGGATGGCCCAGAAGCAAAGGATATTTTGATCGATTCCAAAGGGGTCAAACTCATAGTAGATCCGAAAAGTGCGCTTTTTTTAAGTGGTTCTATTCTGGATTATTCGGAAGATTTGCTAAATCAAGGCTTTGTTGTGAAGAATCCCAATGCGGTTTCTCATTGTTCTTGTGGAAAAAGTTTCGCTATCTGA
- a CDS encoding MFS transporter: MDPEHSNKGGFFSKLKNSASYSASLQLVILFGCVSLAADVTYEGARSILGPFLGVVGATGSAIGFIAGIGELTGYVVRLVAGSLGDKTKSHWVFVFAGYFINQIAVPLLAIAKNWPQVGLLIVLERFGKGIRTPSRDVLLSHATEGVGRGFGFGIHEALDQVGAMTGPFLIALAIMHWKSYRTALGLLIIPAFLALLILFVTHKRYQKLSAFLDDCQPKEQNDKAGSKRQGLTESFWWYITALEFLAAGYVDFPLIAYHFGQKSIFKEYEIPLLYMLAMGVDAIVALVAGRLFDKSGIGSMSWPIILGSLSSPLIFLFPIRTVAIIGTIFWGIGLGVQESAVRAAIASLVPIDIRGTAFGIFYLVFGLSWFLGSCAMGFLYDKSLAYVALSSFILQILSLPLLERSQKKIKEQKKSV; encoded by the coding sequence TTGGACCCCGAACATTCGAATAAAGGAGGGTTTTTTTCGAAACTTAAAAATTCGGCGTCCTATTCGGCTTCTTTACAGCTGGTAATTCTTTTTGGCTGTGTAAGTCTGGCTGCGGATGTCACTTATGAAGGAGCAAGATCTATTTTAGGCCCTTTTCTGGGTGTTGTCGGAGCAACAGGTAGTGCGATTGGTTTCATAGCTGGCATAGGGGAACTGACTGGTTATGTGGTTCGACTTGTAGCGGGAAGCTTGGGAGATAAAACAAAAAGTCACTGGGTTTTTGTATTCGCAGGGTATTTTATAAATCAAATTGCGGTGCCTTTATTAGCTATCGCCAAAAATTGGCCTCAAGTCGGCCTTCTGATCGTTCTGGAAAGATTTGGCAAAGGCATACGAACTCCCTCTCGCGATGTATTATTGTCCCATGCCACAGAAGGGGTCGGGAGAGGATTTGGTTTTGGCATTCATGAAGCCTTAGATCAAGTTGGAGCGATGACAGGCCCTTTTTTGATTGCTTTAGCCATAATGCATTGGAAAAGTTATCGGACTGCTTTAGGCTTGTTAATCATTCCAGCTTTTTTGGCTTTGTTGATTCTTTTTGTGACTCATAAAAGATATCAAAAGCTCAGTGCTTTTCTGGATGACTGTCAGCCAAAAGAACAAAATGACAAAGCTGGCAGCAAGCGACAAGGATTAACTGAAAGTTTCTGGTGGTATATCACCGCTCTTGAGTTTTTGGCTGCTGGATATGTTGATTTTCCCTTGATTGCTTATCATTTTGGACAAAAAAGTATTTTTAAAGAATATGAGATTCCTTTGCTTTACATGCTAGCAATGGGTGTAGACGCCATCGTGGCATTGGTAGCAGGCAGACTGTTTGATAAAAGTGGTATCGGCTCAATGAGCTGGCCAATCATCCTTGGTTCTCTGTCTTCTCCTTTAATATTCCTCTTTCCAATTCGAACGGTGGCCATCATTGGAACAATTTTTTGGGGGATCGGCTTAGGTGTCCAAGAATCTGCGGTCAGAGCAGCTATTGCCTCTCTTGTTCCTATAGACATAAGAGGAACGGCTTTTGGTATTTTTTATCTTGTCTTCGGTTTGTCTTGGTTCTTAGGAAGCTGTGCCATGGGTTTTCTTTACGATAAGTCTCTAGCCTATGTAGCGCTTAGCTCTTTTATTTTACAAATTCTTTCTCTTCCATTATTAGAAAGGAGCCAGAAGAAAATTAAAGAACAGAAAAAGTCTGTATAA
- the ruvC gene encoding crossover junction endodeoxyribonuclease RuvC, whose protein sequence is MNKPIRILGIDPAIRKMGYGIVESNGDSVQLISCGVIDGNGNDQARRLRQLYDGLFEIVQKFAPEQVAMESVIFVQNRKTAIDMGAARGVALLLFSLKDLPVFEYSPRTVKIAATGRGSARKEQVSFMVRAVLSLNSSPPADAADALAVALTHVHNLWNVRKGYDFIS, encoded by the coding sequence ATGAATAAACCGATAAGAATTCTAGGGATTGACCCAGCTATTCGGAAAATGGGCTATGGGATCGTTGAATCCAATGGGGACAGTGTCCAATTGATAAGCTGTGGGGTAATCGATGGAAACGGAAATGATCAAGCTCGAAGACTTAGACAACTTTATGATGGACTGTTTGAAATTGTGCAAAAATTCGCTCCCGAACAGGTGGCTATGGAATCAGTCATTTTTGTACAAAATAGGAAAACAGCCATCGATATGGGTGCGGCTCGTGGGGTTGCCTTACTGTTGTTTTCTTTGAAGGATCTGCCGGTTTTTGAATATAGTCCTAGAACGGTTAAAATTGCTGCAACTGGCCGTGGTTCGGCTCGAAAAGAGCAGGTATCTTTTATGGTCCGAGCAGTGTTATCACTGAATTCTTCTCCCCCAGCGGATGCTGCTGATGCTCTGGCGGTGGCTCTCACGCATGTCCACAATTTATGGAATGTTCGAAAAGGTTATGATTTCATATCTTAA
- the ruvA gene encoding Holliday junction branch migration protein RuvA: protein MISYLKGILIYCSFPTIIVESHGIGFEIFSSLSLYQSLPPLHSEVSLYTHLNVSENRFELFGFHDLEEQLTFRILVEKVHGVGPKTAITILNVLPPKEFKEAIYREDYRVLSKIKGIGEKTAHRLVVELKDKLDVGRSGIGPFSKETKDQIFEDSLKALVALGFKETEAVKLVRKVREKEPEKDLEGVIRECLKLTCMER from the coding sequence ATGATTTCATATCTTAAAGGAATTCTCATTTATTGCTCTTTTCCAACGATTATCGTTGAATCCCATGGGATAGGCTTTGAAATCTTCTCTTCTCTTTCCCTTTATCAAAGCCTTCCTCCTCTCCATTCGGAGGTTTCTCTATATACCCATTTGAATGTCTCTGAAAACCGCTTTGAGCTTTTCGGATTTCATGACCTTGAAGAACAGCTTACCTTCAGAATTCTTGTTGAAAAAGTGCATGGAGTGGGGCCAAAAACAGCGATTACAATTCTTAATGTTCTTCCTCCAAAAGAATTTAAAGAAGCTATATATAGGGAAGACTATAGGGTTCTTTCAAAAATCAAGGGGATTGGAGAAAAGACTGCGCATAGGCTGGTGGTAGAACTAAAAGATAAGCTGGATGTGGGCCGTTCTGGTATTGGTCCTTTTTCAAAGGAGACCAAAGATCAAATTTTTGAAGATTCTCTAAAAGCCTTGGTTGCATTAGGATTCAAAGAGACAGAAGCAGTGAAGTTAGTTCGAAAAGTAAGAGAAAAAGAGCCGGAGAAAGATCTTGAAGGGGTTATAAGGGAATGTTTGAAGCTGACCTGTATGGAAAGGTAA
- the ruvB gene encoding Holliday junction branch migration DNA helicase RuvB encodes MNPKIKDVLAQPTDSLFEENLRPQKLDDFLGQEKIKERLYILVQAAKIKKEPLPHLLFSGPPGLGKTTLAHILSKEMNASLKITSGPALDKAANLAGILTTLESFDFLFIDEIHRLSRPVEEYLYPAMEDFRMDILIDQGPNARSIRLNLPKFTLVGATTRVGLLTEPLRSRFGLINRLEYYKLEELVKIVQRSSRILEMEINEVAAREVAKRCRGTPRTVNHLLKWIRDYAYAKGHQKISLNVVNDALAMIEIDEDGLDEMDKKILETIVYKFEGGPVGLQSLAVAVGEDPGTLEEVHEPYLIMEGYIKRTPQGRVVTTRAYEKLKVAPPSAQVELF; translated from the coding sequence ATGAATCCAAAAATAAAGGATGTATTGGCTCAGCCGACCGATAGTTTATTTGAAGAAAATTTGAGGCCTCAAAAGCTCGACGATTTTTTAGGACAAGAAAAAATCAAAGAACGGCTTTATATTCTTGTTCAGGCAGCAAAGATCAAAAAGGAACCGCTCCCGCATCTTCTTTTTAGCGGCCCTCCGGGACTGGGAAAGACAACCTTGGCACATATTCTTTCTAAAGAAATGAATGCTTCCCTTAAAATAACTTCTGGTCCTGCACTGGATAAGGCGGCCAATTTAGCAGGCATATTAACCACATTGGAATCTTTTGATTTTCTTTTTATCGATGAAATCCATCGACTTAGTCGTCCTGTAGAAGAGTATCTTTACCCAGCGATGGAAGATTTCCGAATGGATATTTTGATCGATCAAGGGCCTAATGCCAGAAGCATTCGGCTCAATCTCCCAAAATTTACCTTAGTTGGTGCGACCACCCGTGTAGGTCTTCTGACCGAACCTTTGAGAAGTCGGTTTGGTTTGATCAATCGTTTGGAATATTACAAGCTTGAAGAGCTTGTTAAAATTGTTCAACGTTCCTCACGGATATTGGAAATGGAAATAAACGAAGTGGCCGCAAGGGAGGTAGCCAAACGCTGTAGAGGAACGCCCAGAACGGTCAATCACCTTTTGAAGTGGATTCGTGATTATGCCTATGCCAAAGGGCATCAAAAAATATCTCTGAATGTCGTTAATGATGCCTTAGCAATGATAGAAATCGATGAAGATGGATTGGATGAAATGGACAAGAAGATATTGGAAACCATTGTTTATAAATTCGAAGGGGGTCCTGTGGGACTACAATCCTTAGCCGTCGCTGTTGGTGAAGACCCTGGAACCTTAGAAGAAGTTCATGAACCCTATCTGATCATGGAAGGCTATATAAAAAGGACTCCCCAGGGGAGAGTGGTGACGACTCGGGCATACGAAAAGCTAAAAGTAGCCCCACCTTCCGCTCAAGTCGAGTTATTTTAA
- a CDS encoding secondary thiamine-phosphate synthase enzyme YjbQ, producing MKSFREEIWFNIPSRRAFVLLTPKLEECVKKSGIQEGLLLCNAMHITASVFINDNEPGLHEDFERWLEKLAPEKPYSQYKHNVGEDNADAHLKRTIMGREVVIAITGGKLDLGPWEQVFYGEFDGKRRKRVLVKIIGE from the coding sequence ATGAAAAGCTTTAGAGAAGAAATATGGTTCAATATTCCCTCGCGTCGAGCATTTGTTCTGCTGACTCCAAAACTCGAAGAATGCGTGAAAAAGAGTGGTATACAGGAAGGCCTGTTGCTTTGTAATGCGATGCATATTACTGCTAGCGTATTTATAAACGATAATGAGCCTGGGTTGCACGAGGATTTCGAGAGGTGGCTCGAAAAACTAGCTCCAGAAAAGCCTTACTCTCAATACAAGCATAACGTTGGGGAAGACAATGCCGATGCGCATCTCAAAAGGACAATTATGGGCAGAGAAGTTGTCATTGCAATTACAGGAGGAAAACTAGATCTGGGTCCATGGGAGCAGGTTTTCTATGGAGAATTTGACGGGAAGAGAAGAAAACGGGTTTTGGTAAAAATTATTGGAGAATGA
- a CDS encoding rhodanese-like domain-containing protein: MDHRRGDYAPVLLDVRTVDEYEVSHLYHAWRVSPNEKIRLGYRGLKREQPIVVYDSVGFRAASFARRLQQAGFWQVCYLEGSIFKWANEGRALYKGEKRVTMVHPCDSYWGKLLNPEHRALSLVDLGEPVY, translated from the coding sequence ATGGATCACCGTAGGGGGGATTACGCACCCGTGCTTTTGGATGTGCGAACGGTCGATGAATATGAAGTGAGTCATCTCTATCATGCCTGGAGAGTGTCTCCCAATGAAAAAATACGATTAGGTTATAGGGGATTGAAAAGAGAACAGCCTATTGTAGTCTATGATTCGGTTGGGTTTAGAGCGGCTTCTTTTGCCAGAAGACTCCAGCAAGCTGGGTTCTGGCAGGTCTGTTATCTAGAAGGCTCTATTTTCAAATGGGCTAACGAAGGAAGAGCTCTTTATAAAGGAGAGAAAAGAGTTACGATGGTGCATCCCTGTGATTCCTACTGGGGAAAGCTGTTGAATCCTGAACATAGAGCCCTTTCTTTGGTGGACCTCGGCGAGCCTGTTTATTAA